Proteins encoded together in one Chelonoidis abingdonii isolate Lonesome George chromosome 1, CheloAbing_2.0, whole genome shotgun sequence window:
- the CFAP300 gene encoding cilia- and flagella-associated protein 300 isoform X4, which yields MSAGDEGSERRFAFRYLPQKTLPSLESRDTQGRLRKWSMHGRITVQAFSFDQHFKTYQKDEFVEAFFNDPNVSANLKLLTASGQWTTLGTKVKKIEATVVPCTQVSMSFFDRLYSEEVVRETGHIVKCYDDYYDGIPISDELRKVLLLEDSDHFDLFSQSNREEFLFCLFKHLCLGGTLCQFEDVLGPYLETTKALYKDLVRMKTVCAILQPKAMNRHLPT from the exons ATGTCTGCCGGGGATGAAGGGTCCGAGCGGCGCTTCGCTTTCCGTTATCTCCCCCAGAagaccctcccctccctggagaGCAGGGATACGCAGGGCCGGCTCCGCAAATG GTCCATGCATGGCAGAATCACCGTGCAAGCATTCAGTTTTGACCAACATTTTAAGACCTATCAAAAGGATGAATTTGTTGAG GCATTTTTTAATGATCCAAATGTTAGTGCCAATTTGAAATTGCTTACAGCTTCTGGACAGTGGACTACACTAG GTACCAAAGTGAAAAAAATTGAAGCCACAGTTGTTCCCTGTACACAAGTTTCCATGTCATTTTTTGACCGACTGTACTCTGAAGAAGTTGTTAGAGAAACTGGCCATATTGTTAAGTGTTATGATGACTATTATGATGGCATTCCCATCTCAGATGAGTTAAGAAAG GTTTTGCTTCTGGAAGATTCTGACCATTTTGATTTATTCAGCCAGTCAAATCGTGAGGAGTTTCTCTTCTGTCTTTTTAAGCATCTTTGCCTTGGAGGAACTCTCTGTCAATTTGAAGATGTGCTTGGTCCATACCTAGAAACTACAAAGGCTTTATATAAAGATCTTGTAAG